ctctggtaaaaccatctcgGCAAATGGACTAAACTAGGTTGATGGCAACAGATAGGCCTCACACCTGTCTGTGTGTTATGGGGATggctagccattccccaaacatgtgaagacatcCTGTGGAATgtacagatgagaacaatttgttccaatggccctgaaggtggctgaagcaggcacagTGTAgcactcagagcttggtcagacatcaaagacgccaGGGTCATCCAGTGCATCCTGCTCCATTGTCAGTTGTCCCAACTTTTGTCCCGCCACTGGActtatgactctggaagagagagtgaggctgacaactttgtgcaactctgcctcacaaaTCCAGTTCATACGCAAGTCATCCCCTGTGATAttgttggtcttctttgaaaatgaaggacaaacaacaacataaatatttatatatacatacagataaaaacacaaaatgtGCATATATcagtgtgcatatataaataactTTGTTTTATATAGTTTTATGCACATACATaagttatatacacacatatactgatAAACTCAATGGATTGGCCATCCAAATGCATGCCATAATCTGGACAATGACTCGTTTTCACccatttagtttttcctgtaTGAATTGTTAGGTTAATCTTTAGATTAATCATGGATGTCTTGGAGGAGACCTTGTAATATTCTGGGACATGATGTATTCAACACAGTAGCATCTCCAAAGTGAGCACATGAAAGACCTCACCATCAATAAAGCATCACTCTTCCATTTAGACCTTGCAGAATAAATCCTCTGTAATAGTGATATACACCTTTGGTAAGCATTTATCTCTGTATCATAGAGTAATATTAACATAAGATGAGGATAGCTGTTTAAGCTGTGTTTTCCCCTGATGCTTTTTGTAACAAACAGTAAACTCACTAGCAGTGTGGGACCTTGTATTCTCTTAACCTTTAAGTCAATTGTGTGACCAGAATGATGTGGTCTACAATAGAATTGTTGATGAAAGCTTGCCTCTTTccttcatatatacatatttttttttaaatcaagaatcTACATATGTAGATCATTTTCATAAAATTGCTAAAAGCTAAGAAAGTAGGCATGTGGATTAGTAGTTATTATTCTCTTGTTTGCCATTTCGGATATTAATATTGTATGTGATTTTTTCCTGGTTATTTTTGACATCTTTTCCTCCTTGAgctattttagaaaataattcctctGTTCTTTAAAATTTATGTCCTTTTCCTGCACTGATTTCTTCAGCATATATGTAGGTTTGTCTGGCTGTTCTTGAATTTATCTTAAATGCCATTTCTACATATAGTACACTGGGGACTAAAGTGTTAGAATCCAATTACGGTTACTCTGTCACTGATGATTAAAGTAGATCATTATAGAAAGGTGGTGCAATTTGTTCCATTTTATGACTATTTGTGGTCATCttgttattttcatctttgtatgctCTTGGGATGATGTGGCTCATTTCGGTTTCATGCCAAGATTTTTTGTAGACTTATTTTCCattctgttgcttttttttattagtttttgaAGTGATATTGATCATAATTTTCCACCATCCTACTCAGCAGTGTTTTGCAAATGAACTTGTGGTATAAATTGACTTTGCCTTTAGTTCCCCATTTCTGCCTGAATGGCAAAGATATAACAAATGGTAGTTTCTGGAATCTTTTAGCTTACTTGTCATTGTAATTGTTTTATGGCAATTAAACTTTTGCAGAAAATTATGACGATTAAGATTAGTATTGATCTCTTCCTTTATCTCCCATTTCCCAACATCAATTTTAATAGGTTGAAGTTGTTAAGTTGTTGCAGTCATTTATAGTATGTTCTCATCTTTAGCCTCTTGTTTAATTTGCTGTTGATTTTGAATTTTGCTGTATACTTTTTAAGTCTGTGTTATGACTGCACAAGAGACAGATGATTCTGCTATCGCACATCCATAACTAGTAATTTTCTGGCTGTTGAAATATAGTCagcttaattttctttggtgagttGTTTGGAGTTTGTCTTATTCAGTACCTTTGTACTCTCTCTTTTTCGGGTGGTTGGGGGCGGGAGGGAATCTTTTAAGTACTTAACTGTCAGGTACCAtgctacaaatacaaacaagataatccataccctcaaggagcttacattcttggggggagagaacacataaaggggagctgaaaAGCAAAAGGCAAGATGGTTGTCAACGGGGAGCGGGAGGAAAAGACATTTGGGGAGTTGAGTTGTGAGTGCAATGGAGTATGGCAGGGCCCCTCCTGATGCAGTAGTCTGGGAAGGCAGTCACAAATCATGAGGCTGACCTCTGAGTGGAACTTTCTCCAGGGAGGCAAAGTAGCACTGATctccaacctttttttttaactgctaaACCACGGTATATAATCAAACactctacaagcatttattaagcactgggtgtcaggcactgtgcttaggtgctggggatacaaatatgataaATGAAAAAAGTCCCTTCTCAAAAGGAGTTTACACTgtaatacatacaaatatgattGGCCTACTTACTGGTTCTGAGAGCATCTTAGTCATATGATACAGgatgaagggggaaggaagaaaagatcctcttccattttttcttggaTGGGGCCAGTTCTGGCCAAAATGATTAAATGGGCAAAATTTGCGTTGAGCATTTTCCCACCTCCCTCTgagcctctctcctctcccaatgACCTCCCTTTAAAGTGGTCCCTGAACTCAAGGAGCCTCCACTTTGGCTCTTTACCCAGTCCTTCCCTAATCTCCAAAGTGCATTATGTTCCACCATTACTTACCTCTCTTGCACCATAACCCACCTCTTTCCCTCTGCAGTTATTTTTAGCTAGGTATTTGGGTGAAAGCAATCTGATTGAACACACTATTCATAGTCATATGTGATTGGTGCTTTGGTCCTTTACCTCCCAGCATTTTTAAGAGAGGAGTTTGTaaattcaaatttgtttcttattGGTGGAAATGCAGGCTGTTAGAAATTGTAGAGTGGAAGAGTTCTTAAAATATATTCTGGTAGTCTCTTTCTTGGTTCAACTCTCTAagcctttcctctttttcatagcttcttttctttctccctttctagaTTCATAATGTCTCTAaaagctccattttttttttctaaatggctTCTAATGGCAAGCATGGTACTATGGAAAGAACATGGGCTCTGGAGCCAAAGGcagttagaggcagctaggtggtgcagcagatagaacttggagtcaggaagtcacaagttccaatccagctttagacacttattagctgtgaggccttgggcaaatcacttaacatatatctgcctcagttttctcagctgtaaaatgaaaatgaatagtagccacttcccagggctgttttgaggatcaagtgagacctgggtccaaattccacttctgacactgccagtgtgactttggtcaagttacttaacctctctaggtttcttacccatctataaaatgaagggcttggactagatggcctgtgaAGTAATtttcagctctaggtctatggtCTCATGTTTCCCCAGAAGCCTGATGGTAGTGTGGGTTGGAGGAAATGTTGGTGACTTGGCAGGGAAAGAAGGGGTTAATTGTAAGTGGGTATTTATAAGGTCAGAAATCCCTTAATGACATACATTGTACAGATTAACCATATTTTGTTAACGTATCCATTGAAATTGATCACAGTACAATATCAGTAAATGAATGTAACAATATAACTTTTGTTGCTTGGGATGGAAAACATTTTGAAGTAAGAAAGGTAAGGGAAGTTGTTTGTGATACTGGCAACATTTTCAATGCTGTATGATTTCAAAGATGATTCCCCATTGAAAAGAGCTGTATCCAGGAATgaaacatataaaaatgtttgCCTGTCTGTGGGCCATTTAGGCTTCTCTTCCTTAAAATCACTGTCACCACTGTTGTGTATCAGTAAGCTTTGCTCTGGGAATTGATCCTTGACTTCTGTGTTGATTCGAAGCCTCTTCAGTCCCCAGATTGCCACATATTCTGTTGGGAGGGTAGTTGTGCTACATAGAGAAAGCTTCAGGTCCCTAACCAATGTAAAATTCAGTAGGAAGCCCAGTGCAGTGGTGTCTGTGAACCAAATAGTCAGATCACTCTCATAGCTGGCTTGCTCTATCGTATAGGGTAAAACAGTTTTACAAGTGCACATCAGATTAGCCAAACTGTAATCACAATCCCGTATATCAGCAGAGCAGCTGCAGTTTCGAATGGTGTTTTCCTTAGTAAAAATCAATGTGTTGTTTTTTTGACCTCCTACAAAGCTGCTGTATGCAAAGAAGCCAAAGAAGCTAATTAGAAGGAGGTGTTGACCAAAGGGCAGAGCCATCTTTTTCAGAGATAAGACAGTGGCACTCATTTGTTGGGTTGTCTTTCATTCGGTGAGTCAAGCCAATGCCAACCACCTGGGAGAAAACAAATAACCTCGTCACTACAAATtccttttaagaaaataatttgagaaaacGAAGCACCTCTATTCCAATTCTGGCCTTCAGTTTAAGGTTCCATTGAGGgcacaaaatactgaaaatacCAAACCACAGGCAAAGGGCTTTTCCCAGAAACATACACAAGATTACAACCACTTTATTGTGTCTTCCAAAAGCCCAGGACACCACCCACTGATAGCAGCTGTCATTGCAATAAATGTGccagtgaaggagagagaatgcCAGAGCTGAAGTCTGCCATGTAACTGCTGAGAGAAGCTTTTATTATCTGTAGGGAAAATGAGTGATTTGCAGCTATTTGAATAACACATCTTTCAGGCATCCAGTTGTTAATATTTTGTAACTATTTGATCCATAAACATGGACTAATTTcgtcccccttcccttttcctcttaaaACAGGATTTTACAAAATCTAGAACACAGCTTTTTGTTGAATTCATCTTGTTCCCCACATTCTCCCTCTTGTTAAATATTAGACAACATACCACAAATACCAATTAAATGTTTAGTTAATGGTAAACTTTAACTTGATTCACCCTTATTTTTCTTCTAGctgggcttcattttttttttaccccctcGTGTTATCTAATGATCTAGCTCACCCATCTTCTTGGTGCTTTCTCAAATGACTAAAGATTGAAAGTGGTACGTTGAATTAATAGCTTACATTTGTTACTGTGTATAAATAAACAATGACAAAGATAATTAAAGGATAATTAAATCATAATTACCTTTACCCATACCATTcccatctcagaataatatcATGCATTAATTTTTATATCTATCTGTGCACATAGCATATACACTACACATAATACCTATCTGTCTACTGGGCAATAAGTagcattattgttgttcagttgtgtcagactctttctTTGTGAcccatctgggattttttttggcaaagatattagagtagtctgccatttccttctctagctcattttacagataaggaactgaggtaaatagatttaagtgacttgcccagggtgacacagctagtatgtgtctgaggccagattcgaactcagaaagatgagtcttcctgacttcaggcctgcaactctatccattgtaccatctaccTGCCCAAGTAGCATTAAGCCCTATGTAAAATGCAATTATTGTGGGGAATTACAAACCTTTCTCTTCCTGGTTTGTGGGGGGAAGAGTGAAGAATGAGGGGAAGACAAGTGCCTGGCTCCTCATTCCTTTTCCTAGATGTTTTGAGAAACAGCCCTGCTTTTTAATAGATACACCCAGTTGTTCCTGGGGAAATATAGGGAATGGAAAGATGTTTGGGGAGAAAGTGGAGTGCTATCTCCAAAGTTTTAGACCCAGAGGAAAATATTGATGTGAGTGCTGCTCAggcattgggggagggagaatgcaAACTGTAA
This Trichosurus vulpecula isolate mTriVul1 chromosome 2, mTriVul1.pri, whole genome shotgun sequence DNA region includes the following protein-coding sequences:
- the C2H21orf62 gene encoding uncharacterized protein C21orf62 homolog; the encoded protein is MSATVLSLKKMALPFGQHLLLISFFGFFAYSSFVGGQKNNTLIFTKENTIRNCSCSADIRDCDYSLANLMCTCKTVLPYTIEQASYESDLTIWFTDTTALGFLLNFTLVRDLKLSLCSTTTLPTEYVAIWGLKRLRINTEVKDQFPEQSLLIHNSGDSDFKEEKPKWPTDRQTFLYVSFLDTALFNGESSLKSYSIENVASITNNFPYLSYFKMFSIPSNKSYIVTFIY